The nucleotide sequence CGGCGGAGCGGCGGCGGTGAGGCGCAGCGCTTCGGCCGACTGGCTGATCGAGCCCACCTCGTCCGGCGCTTCCTCGTCATCGATCTGGACGCGCTGGAGGTTGGAGACCAGAGCCTCTTCGAGATGCTTCGGCTTCACCGTCTGCTCGGCAATCTCACGCAGGGCCACGACCGGATTCTTGTCGCGGTCGCGATCGAGCGTCAGCTCGGCGCCGCCCGAAATCTGCCGCGCCCGCTGGGCCGAAAGCAGGACCAGGTCGAACCGGTTCGGGATTTTGTCGACGCAATCTTCGACGGTTACGCGCGCCATGAAGCAGCTCCGCTCGCATTGAGGCTTGTGGGAAAGCGGGGCGGCTACCAGCCTGGCCCGCTCTTGTCAATATTTCCGGGGACTTGCGCTTGTTCCTTCGGCATCGCATCTCCGCCTGATGGCTGACGCAAGCCCCCGGAAATCCGCGCCCGCCCCTACCGCGACCGTGGCGGACAATCGGCTGACCCTGCTCATCGACGGGCCGGAGCGCCTGGAGGCGCTGATCGCCCTCATCGACGGAGCCAAGGAGTCGCTCCGCATCCTTTATTACATCTTCTGCGCCGACGAGTCCGGTCGCCGCGTGCGCGACGCGCTGGTCGCCGCGGCGAACCGGGGCGTGAAGGTATCGCTGCTGATCGACGGCTTCGGGAGCGACAACGCCCAGGCGGACTTCTTCGCGCCGCTGATCGAGACGAACTGCGAGTTCTGCCGCTTCAGCCCCCGCTTCGGTCGCCGTTACCTCCTGCGCAATCATCAAAAGCTTGCGCTTGCCGACGGACGCCGGGTGATCATCGGCGGCTTCAACGTCTCCGACGACTATTTCGGCACCGTCGAGTCGGGGGCATGGAGGGACTTGGGCCTCGAGGTGGAAGGGGACGATATCCATTGCCTCGTCGGCTATTTCGACAGCCTTTTCCG is from Sphingosinicella humi and encodes:
- the rpoZ gene encoding DNA-directed RNA polymerase subunit omega, with the protein product MARVTVEDCVDKIPNRFDLVLLSAQRARQISGGAELTLDRDRDKNPVVALREIAEQTVKPKHLEEALVSNLQRVQIDDEEAPDEVGSISQSAEALRLTAAAPPRNTNLAGDYE